In one Pseudomonas purpurea genomic region, the following are encoded:
- a CDS encoding AAA family ATPase, with protein MLKTLAVANYRSINKLVIPLERLNLITGPNGSGKSNLYRALRLLAETAQGGVVNALAREGGLDSTFWAGPETISRRMRNGEVAVEASVRHSPKRLRLGFAGEDFSYSIALGLPEPSESEFSLDPEIKKECIWSGPVYRPASLLVDRDGPMIRAREGRGWGVLAQHTPNFDSLFDQVGNLRTSPEVLELREFIRRWRFYDHFRSDADAPVRQPQLGTRTPVLHHDGRDLAAALQTIIEIGDPEALHTAISDAFPGARLNIDPLHGGRFAIEFYQEGLLRPLSAAELSDGTLRYLLLVAALLTPRPPTLMVLNEPETSLHPDLLPALARLIIRASGQCQVWVVSHARRLISALQQDPECNCIVLEKNFGQTGIVGQRMLDEPAWHWPD; from the coding sequence ATGCTCAAGACCCTCGCGGTGGCCAATTACCGTTCGATCAACAAACTGGTGATCCCGCTGGAGCGGCTGAACCTGATTACCGGCCCTAACGGCAGCGGCAAATCCAACCTCTACCGGGCGCTGCGTTTGCTGGCGGAAACTGCCCAGGGCGGCGTGGTCAATGCGCTCGCACGCGAGGGTGGCCTGGATTCGACGTTCTGGGCCGGCCCGGAAACAATCAGCCGGCGCATGCGCAATGGCGAGGTGGCGGTCGAGGCGTCGGTCCGCCATTCCCCGAAACGCCTGCGCCTGGGTTTTGCCGGTGAAGACTTCAGCTACTCGATTGCCCTCGGCCTGCCGGAACCGAGCGAGTCCGAGTTTTCCCTGGACCCGGAAATCAAGAAGGAATGCATCTGGTCCGGCCCGGTCTACCGGCCGGCCAGTTTGCTGGTGGACCGCGACGGGCCGATGATCCGCGCCCGCGAAGGTCGCGGCTGGGGCGTGCTGGCCCAGCACACGCCGAACTTCGACAGCCTGTTCGATCAGGTCGGCAACCTGCGCACGTCACCGGAAGTGCTGGAGCTGCGCGAGTTCATTCGCCGCTGGCGCTTCTACGATCACTTTCGCAGCGACGCCGATGCGCCGGTGCGCCAGCCGCAACTGGGCACCCGCACGCCAGTGTTGCACCACGATGGCCGGGACCTCGCGGCGGCGCTGCAAACCATCATCGAGATCGGCGACCCCGAGGCGTTACACACGGCCATCAGCGACGCGTTCCCCGGCGCACGGCTGAACATTGATCCGCTGCACGGTGGCCGGTTTGCCATCGAGTTTTATCAGGAAGGGTTGTTGCGGCCCCTGTCGGCGGCCGAACTGTCGGACGGAACCTTGCGCTATCTGCTGCTGGTCGCGGCGCTGCTGACACCCCGGCCGCCGACGCTGATGGTGCTCAACGAGCCGGAAACCAGCCTGCACCCGGATTTGTTACCGGCCCTGGCGCGCTTGATTATCCGCGCCTCCGGACAGTGCCAGGTGTGGGTGGTGTCCCACGCCCGACGGCTGATTTCGGCGTTGCAGCAAGACCCGGAGTGCAATTGCATCGTGCTGGAAAAAAACTTCGGCCAGACCGGGATTGTCGGGCAGCGGATGCTGGACGAGCCGGCGTGGCATTGGCCGGATTGA
- a CDS encoding efflux RND transporter periplasmic adaptor subunit, protein MAGREIKLFVGLGLLALLGACGDKKPLEKERPRVFVQAVNPADFAASVTLTGDVQARVQTELSFRVGGKIIQRLVDVGDRVSAQQVLARLDPKDLQINVDTAQAQVVAEQARVTQTAAAFVRQQKLLPKGYTSQSEYDSAQAALRSSQSALTAAQAQLANAREQLSYTALIAEAPGVITARQAEVGQVVQATEPIFSLARDGARDAVFNVYESLLIAPPADRSLVVSLVDNPAINTTGTVREITPAVSAQTGTVQVKVTLNDLPQGMQLGSVVSATAKVPGKSAVELPWSALTKDLSAPAVWVVGDDGTAQLRGVTVARYLTGNVIISDGLSGGENVVTAGGQLLHPGSRVEIAVPLDAGPTGDQP, encoded by the coding sequence ATGGCTGGTCGTGAAATAAAGCTGTTCGTCGGCCTGGGGCTGTTGGCTCTGCTGGGTGCGTGTGGCGATAAAAAACCGCTCGAAAAAGAGCGCCCGCGAGTCTTCGTGCAAGCGGTCAACCCCGCCGATTTCGCGGCGTCGGTGACCTTGACCGGCGACGTCCAGGCACGAGTCCAGACCGAGTTGTCGTTTCGCGTCGGCGGCAAGATCATCCAGCGCCTGGTGGATGTCGGTGACCGGGTGTCGGCCCAACAGGTACTGGCCCGGCTGGACCCCAAGGATTTGCAGATCAATGTCGACACGGCGCAGGCCCAGGTGGTCGCCGAACAGGCTCGGGTCACGCAGACCGCCGCAGCGTTTGTGCGCCAGCAAAAACTCTTGCCCAAGGGCTACACCAGCCAGAGTGAGTACGATTCCGCCCAAGCCGCATTACGCAGCAGTCAAAGCGCCTTGACCGCTGCCCAGGCGCAACTGGCCAACGCACGCGAACAATTGAGCTACACCGCGCTGATCGCCGAAGCGCCGGGGGTGATTACGGCACGTCAGGCCGAGGTCGGCCAGGTGGTGCAGGCCACGGAGCCGATTTTCAGCCTGGCCCGGGACGGGGCGCGTGACGCCGTGTTCAATGTCTATGAGTCGTTATTGATCGCACCGCCCGCGGACCGCTCGCTGGTGGTCAGCCTGGTCGATAACCCGGCCATCAACACCACCGGCACCGTGCGTGAAATCACCCCGGCCGTCTCCGCGCAAACCGGCACGGTGCAGGTCAAGGTGACCCTCAACGACCTGCCCCAGGGCATGCAACTGGGCTCGGTGGTCAGCGCCACGGCCAAGGTGCCGGGCAAGTCGGCGGTGGAACTGCCGTGGTCGGCGCTGACCAAAGACCTCAGCGCCCCGGCCGTCTGGGTGGTCGGCGACGACGGTACGGCGCAGCTGCGGGGCGTTACGGTGGCGCGCTACCTGACGGGCAACGTGATCATCAGTGACGGCCTGAGCGGCGGCGAAAACGTCGTGACCGCCGGTGGTCAGTTGCTGCACCCAGGCTCGCGAGTGGAAATCGCCGTGCCTCTCGACGCAGGGCCCACGGGAGACCAGCCATGA
- a CDS encoding efflux RND transporter periplasmic adaptor subunit — protein MKRLLWLTAGLLLSACSKKEPPPEPVRPVLSIEVQSLDQQALGRFAGSIQARYETNVGFRVPGRIASRNVDVGSEVEKGALLATLDPTDQQNQLRASQGDLARVEAQWINAQANARRQQELFNRGVGAQAQLDIAQTDLKTTQASLDQAKAAVNQAKDQLNYSQLHTDHAAVVTAWNAEAGQTVSAGQQVVTLARPDIKEAVIDLPANLAERLPADVVFLVAAQLDPDIHTTATVREIEPQAQSATRTRRARLTLAETPPGFRLGTAISVTLSSAIEPRIELPLGALQEVDGKTRIWVIDTATQTVSPREVTLLSRGADSVTLASGVKPGERVVSAGVNSLKPGQKIKIDEDSPR, from the coding sequence ATGAAACGCCTGTTGTGGTTGACTGCAGGCCTGTTGCTGAGCGCCTGCTCGAAAAAGGAGCCGCCACCGGAACCGGTCCGGCCGGTGCTGTCGATTGAAGTCCAGTCCCTCGACCAACAGGCGCTGGGGCGGTTTGCCGGGAGCATTCAGGCGCGTTATGAAACCAACGTCGGTTTCCGCGTGCCGGGGCGCATTGCCAGTCGCAACGTCGATGTCGGGAGTGAGGTCGAGAAGGGCGCGTTGCTGGCCACCCTCGACCCGACCGATCAACAGAACCAGTTGCGGGCCAGCCAGGGCGACCTGGCGCGGGTCGAGGCGCAGTGGATCAACGCCCAGGCCAATGCCCGGCGTCAGCAGGAACTGTTCAACCGTGGCGTGGGCGCCCAGGCACAACTGGACATCGCCCAGACCGACCTGAAAACCACCCAGGCGTCACTGGACCAGGCCAAAGCGGCGGTCAATCAGGCCAAGGATCAGCTCAATTACAGCCAACTGCACACCGACCATGCCGCGGTGGTCACGGCCTGGAACGCCGAGGCCGGGCAAACGGTCAGCGCCGGGCAACAAGTGGTGACGCTGGCGCGGCCGGACATCAAGGAAGCAGTGATCGACCTGCCGGCCAACCTCGCCGAACGGTTGCCGGCCGACGTGGTGTTTCTGGTCGCGGCGCAACTCGACCCGGACATTCACACCACCGCCACCGTGCGCGAAATCGAACCCCAGGCGCAAAGCGCCACCCGGACCCGCCGCGCGCGGCTGACCCTGGCCGAGACGCCGCCAGGCTTTCGGCTCGGCACCGCAATCAGCGTGACCTTGAGTTCAGCCATCGAGCCGCGCATCGAGTTGCCCCTCGGTGCCCTGCAAGAGGTCGATGGCAAAACACGGATCTGGGTCATCGACACGGCCACCCAAACCGTTTCCCCACGGGAGGTCACATTGCTCAGCCGAGGCGCCGACAGCGTGACCCTCGCCAGCGGCGTCAAACCCGGCGAGCGGGTGGTCAGTGCTGGCGTGAACAGCCTCAAACCGGGGCAGAAAATCAAAATCGACGAGGACAGTCCACGATGA
- a CDS encoding efflux RND transporter permease subunit produces MKGPFNLSEWALKHQSFVWYLMFVALLMGVFSYLNLGREEDPSFTIKTMVIQTRWPGATQEETLKQVTDRIEKKLEELDSLDYVKSYTRPGESTVFVYLRDTTSAKDIPEIWYQVRKKINDIRGTFPQGLQGPAFNDEFGDVYGSIYAFTADGLSMRQLRDYVEQARAEIRDVPGLGKIEMVGQQNEVLYLNFSTRKLAALGIDQRQVVQSLQTQNAVTPAGVIEAGPERISVRTSGQFASEKDLADVNLRLNDRFYRLADIAEISRGYVDPASPMFRFNGQPAIGLAIAMKKGGNIQAFGNALHQRMDELTANLPVGVGVHKVSDQSEVVEEAVGGFTSALFEAVIIVLVVSFISLGVRAGLVVACSIPLVLAMVFIFMEYSGITMQRISLGALIIALGLLVDDAMITVEMMVTRLEMGETKEQAATFAYTSTAFPMLTGTLVTVAGFVPIGLNASSAGEYTFTLFAVIAVAMLVSWIVAVLFAPVIGVHILSADVKPHDAEPGRIGRAFNGGLMWCLRHRWWAIGITLLCFVLAVFSMQFVQNQFFPSSDRPEILVDLNLPQNASMDETRKAVDRLEATLKDDPDIVRWSTYIGEGAIRFYLPLDQQLQNPYYAQLVIVSKDFKARAALSQRLRERLRKDFVGIGSYVQALEMGPPVGRPIQYRVSGKDIDQVRKHAIALAAELDKNSHIGEIIYDWNEPGKVLRIDIAQDKARQLGLSSEDVSNLMNSIVSGSALTQVDDDIYLINVVGRAVDAERGTPETLQNLQIVTPGGTSIPLLAFATVRYELEQPLVWRRDRKPTITIKAAVRDEIQPTDLVKLLKPAIDQFAAGLPVGYKVATGGTVEESGKAQGPIAKVVPLMLFLMATFLMIQLHSVQKMFLVASVAPLGLIGVVLALIPTGTPMGFVAILGILALIGIIIRNSVILVTQIDAFERDGYAPWDAVVQATEHRRRPILLTAAAASLGMIPIAREVFWGPMAYAMIGGIVVATLLTLLFLPALYVAWYKIKEPKKTAQ; encoded by the coding sequence ATGAAAGGGCCTTTCAACCTATCCGAATGGGCTCTCAAGCATCAGTCGTTCGTGTGGTACCTGATGTTCGTCGCACTGCTGATGGGGGTGTTTTCGTACCTGAACCTGGGGCGCGAAGAAGACCCGTCCTTCACCATCAAGACCATGGTCATCCAGACCCGTTGGCCGGGCGCGACCCAGGAAGAAACCCTCAAGCAGGTCACCGACCGCATCGAGAAAAAACTCGAAGAGCTGGACTCCCTCGACTACGTGAAAAGCTACACCCGCCCCGGCGAATCGACGGTGTTCGTGTACCTGCGCGACACCACCAGTGCCAAGGACATTCCGGAAATCTGGTATCAGGTGCGCAAGAAGATCAACGACATTCGCGGCACCTTCCCCCAGGGCTTGCAGGGGCCGGCGTTCAACGATGAGTTCGGTGACGTGTACGGCTCGATCTACGCCTTCACCGCCGATGGCCTGTCGATGCGCCAGTTGCGCGATTACGTCGAACAGGCCCGCGCCGAGATCCGGGATGTGCCGGGGCTGGGCAAGATCGAAATGGTCGGTCAGCAGAACGAAGTGCTGTACCTGAACTTCTCGACCCGCAAACTCGCGGCGCTGGGCATCGACCAGCGTCAGGTGGTGCAAAGCCTGCAAACCCAGAACGCGGTGACGCCGGCCGGGGTGATCGAGGCCGGGCCGGAGCGCATTTCCGTGCGCACCTCGGGGCAATTCGCTTCGGAAAAAGACCTGGCCGACGTCAACCTGCGGCTCAACGACCGGTTCTATCGGCTGGCGGACATTGCCGAGATCAGCCGTGGCTACGTCGACCCGGCGTCCCCGATGTTTCGCTTCAATGGTCAGCCGGCCATCGGCCTGGCAATCGCGATGAAGAAGGGCGGCAACATTCAGGCGTTTGGTAACGCGCTGCATCAACGCATGGATGAACTCACCGCCAACCTGCCGGTGGGCGTGGGGGTGCATAAAGTCTCGGACCAGTCTGAAGTGGTCGAAGAGGCGGTCGGCGGCTTCACCAGTGCCTTGTTCGAGGCGGTGATCATTGTGCTGGTGGTCAGCTTCATCAGCCTGGGCGTGCGCGCCGGGCTGGTGGTGGCGTGCTCGATTCCGCTGGTGTTGGCGATGGTTTTCATCTTCATGGAATACAGCGGCATCACCATGCAGCGGATTTCCCTCGGTGCGTTGATTATCGCCCTCGGCCTGCTGGTGGATGACGCGATGATCACCGTGGAGATGATGGTCACACGCCTGGAAATGGGCGAAACCAAGGAGCAGGCGGCAACCTTCGCCTACACCTCCACTGCGTTCCCGATGCTCACCGGGACCCTGGTGACCGTGGCCGGTTTTGTGCCGATTGGCCTGAACGCCAGCTCGGCGGGTGAATACACCTTCACCCTGTTTGCGGTGATCGCCGTGGCCATGCTGGTGTCGTGGATCGTCGCGGTGCTGTTCGCCCCGGTGATCGGCGTGCACATCCTCAGCGCCGATGTGAAACCCCATGACGCCGAACCCGGACGCATCGGCCGAGCCTTCAATGGCGGGTTGATGTGGTGCCTGCGCCACCGCTGGTGGGCCATCGGCATCACGCTGCTGTGCTTCGTGCTCGCAGTGTTTTCCATGCAGTTCGTGCAGAACCAGTTCTTCCCGTCCTCGGACCGTCCGGAAATCCTCGTCGACCTGAACCTGCCGCAAAACGCCTCGATGGACGAGACCCGCAAGGCCGTCGACCGCCTCGAAGCCACGCTCAAGGACGATCCGGACATCGTGCGCTGGAGCACTTACATCGGCGAGGGGGCAATCCGTTTCTACCTGCCTTTGGACCAGCAGTTGCAGAACCCCTACTACGCGCAACTGGTGATCGTCAGTAAAGACTTCAAGGCCCGCGCAGCGCTGAGCCAACGCTTGCGCGAACGGCTGCGCAAAGACTTTGTCGGCATCGGCAGCTACGTGCAGGCCCTGGAAATGGGCCCGCCCGTCGGCCGGCCGATCCAGTACCGGGTCAGCGGAAAAGACATCGACCAGGTGCGCAAACATGCCATTGCACTGGCGGCCGAACTGGACAAGAACAGCCACATTGGCGAGATCATCTATGACTGGAACGAGCCGGGCAAAGTCCTGCGCATCGACATCGCCCAGGACAAGGCGCGGCAACTCGGGTTGTCCTCCGAGGACGTGTCGAACCTGATGAACAGCATCGTCAGCGGCTCGGCGCTGACCCAGGTCGACGACGATATCTACCTGATCAACGTGGTAGGTCGTGCCGTGGACGCCGAACGCGGCACGCCCGAGACCCTGCAGAACCTGCAAATCGTGACGCCCGGCGGCACGTCGATTCCGCTGCTGGCGTTCGCCACTGTGCGTTATGAACTGGAGCAGCCGCTGGTCTGGCGCCGCGACCGTAAACCGACCATCACCATCAAAGCGGCGGTGCGCGACGAGATTCAACCCACCGACCTGGTGAAACTGCTGAAACCGGCCATCGACCAGTTTGCCGCCGGTTTGCCGGTGGGCTACAAGGTCGCCACCGGTGGTACGGTGGAAGAAAGCGGCAAGGCCCAGGGGCCGATTGCCAAGGTCGTGCCGTTGATGCTGTTTTTGATGGCGACCTTCCTGATGATCCAGTTGCACAGCGTGCAGAAGATGTTTCTGGTGGCCAGTGTCGCGCCGCTGGGGCTGATCGGCGTGGTGCTGGCGCTGATTCCCACAGGCACGCCGATGGGGTTTGTGGCGATCCTCGGGATTCTGGCGTTGATCGGCATCATCATCCGCAACTCGGTGATTCTGGTGACCCAGATCGATGCCTTCGAACGTGACGGCTACGCGCCGTGGGACGCGGTGGTGCAAGCCACCGAGCACCGACGGCGGCCGATCCTGCTGACGGCGGCGGCCGCCAGCCTGGGCATGATCCCCATCGCCCGCGAAGTGTTCTGGGGACCGATGGCCTACGCAATGATCGGCGGGATCGTCGTCGCCACCTTGCTGACGCTGTTGTTCCTGCCGGCGCTGTACGTGGCCTGGTACAAGATCAAGGAGCCGAAGAAAACCGCACAGTAA
- a CDS encoding class I SAM-dependent methyltransferase, whose product MKHTADDLEQITTTTLGHYNQVAEDFREGTRDHDVSQNIDALLRHIQGSPPFTVLDFGCGPGRDLQTFTRMGHTAIGLDGSERFAQMAREDSGCEVWQQDFLKLDLPAERFDGIFANAVLFHVPAQELPRVLKQLHGALKPGGVLFSSNPRGDNREGWNGPRFGAYHDLTAWQELLTAAGFVELEHYYRPAGLPRDQQPWLASVWRKG is encoded by the coding sequence ATGAAACACACCGCCGACGACCTCGAACAGATCACCACAACCACGCTGGGCCACTACAACCAAGTGGCCGAAGATTTCCGCGAAGGCACCCGCGATCATGACGTCAGCCAGAACATCGACGCGCTGTTGCGGCATATTCAGGGCTCACCGCCCTTCACCGTGCTCGATTTTGGCTGCGGCCCCGGCCGCGACCTGCAAACCTTCACCCGCATGGGCCACACCGCCATCGGCCTCGATGGCTCGGAACGGTTTGCCCAAATGGCCCGCGAGGACAGCGGTTGTGAAGTCTGGCAGCAGGACTTCCTCAAGCTCGATTTGCCGGCCGAACGCTTCGACGGAATCTTCGCCAACGCGGTGTTGTTTCATGTTCCTGCTCAGGAATTGCCTCGGGTGCTGAAGCAGTTGCACGGGGCATTGAAACCGGGCGGTGTGTTGTTCAGTTCAAATCCGCGTGGGGACAACCGTGAAGGCTGGAATGGCCCGCGCTTTGGGGCTTATCACGATCTGACAGCGTGGCAGGAACTGCTGACGGCCGCAGGGTTTGTCGAGTTGGAGCATTACTATCGACCGGCCGGGCTGCCGAGGGATCAGCAGCCTTGGTTGGCGAGTGTCTGGCGTAAGGGGTAG
- a CDS encoding RHS repeat-associated core domain-containing protein encodes MTVQVSHHTATPTLSVTDPRGLAIRSVGYCRQRVEQAMDARITRQRFDAAGRLIASWDPRLWGMAPRPNLATAYGLTGKSLLTDSVDAGWQLSLADETGSVCSVWNSRGSQRHIRFDGQVRPTEVKEWTVEERPCVVERLTYADASEQNAVHNQCGQLTRHDDPAGTQRFPEYAINGQTLSEQRQFLLSLDRPDWLPDSNARDALLEKRCYISTQVYTASGEVQRQTDAMDNTRVFTHTLAGHLKTVRLQLADSSASPRLLLSNIRYNVFGQVESEVAGNGVKTFVQYASDDGRLTRLRLCDPVGKPFQDLYYDYDPVGNIRRIEDRAQSVRYFKNQEIEPVSSFHYDSLYQLVEASGREVNTPSYGPALPVMQPSPLDPDQLRRYSQTFDYDRAGNLQGRHHSGTHTFAMFTSSNSNRSLARHEDGSLPDEQEIFNGFDACGNQRQLLRGQAMNWDARNQLREVTLVARGDGPPDVEQYAYDRPGHRLRKVRLTQTRSRTLLGEVRYLPGLEVYCNTANDEERHVISVEAGRSSVRVLHWPGERPKGLSNNLVRFNFRDHLGSSSLELDEDAGVLSQESYYPFGGTAWWVGKNATEATYRTIRYSGKERDATGLYYYGYRYYAPWLQRWVSPDPAGNVDGPNLYQMVGNNPLNYYDGQGTLKIPLDIFIADIVNPVAKTIGTGWFEELVWDNKRSTFVSAGSVFGRGMKVFEGENPEWYPSPFGHAIALFRDQNSKLRLFANMYFQHMGMQPDMGLPEFAGRLKVDQHDSSKFIIDNHSGHYKPESSIDVASMIREFAPGQQSVSYVPVPESASFESTLRSNIASPEEYSRLVNAFKHDFPGLIGYLKEQGVWDAAKERWGSNEGMNVIFKMDATGLTAEQIYRNEAESKRAERLAEPMRPTASAARAEQPLPPARSTRPSIFRSCFAGR; translated from the coding sequence ATGACCGTCCAGGTTTCTCACCACACCGCCACACCGACGTTGTCGGTCACGGACCCTCGTGGGCTGGCGATCCGCAGCGTGGGGTACTGCCGTCAGCGTGTCGAGCAAGCCATGGATGCGCGGATTACCCGGCAGCGCTTCGATGCGGCGGGGCGTTTGATTGCTTCGTGGGATCCGCGGTTGTGGGGGATGGCGCCCAGGCCGAATCTGGCGACCGCCTACGGCTTGACAGGCAAGAGCCTTTTGACCGACAGCGTCGATGCGGGTTGGCAATTGAGCCTGGCGGATGAAACCGGTTCGGTATGCTCTGTATGGAATAGCCGAGGCAGTCAGCGTCACATCCGGTTCGATGGACAAGTGCGACCGACTGAAGTCAAAGAGTGGACGGTCGAGGAGCGACCTTGTGTGGTTGAGCGCCTCACTTACGCAGACGCCAGTGAGCAGAATGCTGTTCACAACCAGTGTGGTCAGTTGACTCGCCATGATGACCCGGCAGGTACTCAGCGGTTTCCCGAGTACGCAATTAACGGTCAAACGCTCTCGGAGCAACGGCAATTTTTGCTCAGCCTGGATCGACCCGACTGGTTGCCCGATAGCAATGCGCGTGACGCATTGCTGGAAAAACGCTGCTACATCAGCACTCAGGTTTACACCGCATCAGGGGAGGTGCAGCGGCAGACGGATGCAATGGACAACACCCGGGTATTTACCCATACGCTGGCGGGACACCTGAAGACAGTTCGACTGCAACTCGCAGACTCTTCAGCGTCGCCCAGGTTGTTGCTCAGCAACATTCGTTACAACGTTTTCGGTCAGGTTGAAAGTGAAGTCGCTGGCAACGGTGTGAAGACCTTCGTTCAATACGCCTCCGACGATGGGCGACTGACCCGACTGCGGCTCTGCGACCCTGTCGGTAAACCGTTTCAAGACCTCTACTATGACTACGACCCTGTCGGCAACATTCGCCGTATCGAAGACCGCGCTCAATCCGTTCGGTACTTCAAGAATCAAGAAATCGAGCCGGTCAGCAGCTTCCACTATGACAGCCTCTATCAACTGGTCGAAGCCAGTGGACGGGAAGTCAACACACCGAGCTATGGCCCTGCGTTGCCAGTGATGCAGCCGTCGCCGCTGGACCCTGATCAACTGCGCCGCTACTCCCAGACGTTCGACTATGACCGGGCCGGAAATCTACAGGGCCGGCACCACAGTGGCACGCACACCTTCGCCATGTTTACCTCAAGCAACAGTAACCGCAGCCTTGCCCGGCATGAGGACGGTTCGTTGCCCGATGAGCAAGAAATCTTCAACGGCTTCGATGCATGCGGCAATCAGCGGCAGCTTCTGCGCGGCCAGGCAATGAATTGGGACGCGCGTAATCAGTTGCGTGAAGTGACGCTGGTGGCGCGTGGCGATGGGCCGCCTGACGTCGAGCAATATGCCTATGACCGCCCTGGCCATCGTCTGCGCAAAGTCAGGCTTACACAGACACGCAGTCGTACATTGCTGGGTGAAGTTCGTTATCTGCCGGGACTGGAAGTGTATTGCAACACGGCCAACGACGAGGAACGCCACGTCATCAGCGTCGAGGCTGGACGCAGTAGTGTGCGAGTGTTGCATTGGCCGGGAGAACGACCCAAAGGGCTCAGCAACAACCTGGTGCGCTTCAACTTCCGCGATCACCTCGGCTCAAGCAGCCTGGAACTGGATGAAGACGCCGGGGTGCTGAGTCAGGAAAGTTATTACCCGTTTGGCGGGACGGCGTGGTGGGTGGGGAAAAATGCTACCGAGGCCACCTACAGGACTATTCGTTATTCGGGTAAAGAGCGGGATGCGACGGGGCTTTATTATTATGGGTATCGGTATTACGCGCCTTGGTTGCAGCGGTGGGTGAGTCCGGATCCGGCGGGGAACGTAGACGGTCCGAATCTTTATCAAATGGTGGGAAACAACCCACTCAATTACTACGACGGGCAAGGCACTTTAAAGATCCCGCTGGATATTTTTATTGCCGATATCGTCAATCCTGTCGCCAAAACTATTGGCACGGGATGGTTCGAGGAGCTGGTCTGGGACAACAAGAGGAGTACCTTCGTGAGTGCCGGGTCAGTTTTTGGTCGAGGAATGAAGGTGTTCGAGGGCGAAAATCCTGAGTGGTACCCGTCCCCGTTCGGGCATGCGATTGCCCTTTTTCGCGATCAAAACAGTAAGCTTCGTCTGTTTGCCAATATGTACTTTCAGCACATGGGCATGCAGCCCGACATGGGGCTGCCAGAGTTCGCCGGGCGTTTGAAAGTCGATCAGCATGATTCATCAAAGTTCATCATCGACAATCATTCTGGACACTACAAACCCGAATCCTCTATCGACGTAGCGTCGATGATTCGTGAGTTCGCTCCAGGACAGCAGTCGGTCAGTTACGTCCCAGTACCCGAGAGCGCGTCATTTGAATCAACTCTTCGATCAAACATTGCCTCGCCCGAGGAATACTCACGCCTTGTAAATGCGTTCAAGCATGATTTCCCAGGTTTGATCGGGTACCTGAAAGAACAGGGTGTGTGGGACGCCGCTAAAGAGCGTTGGGGCAGTAACGAAGGTATGAATGTCATCTTCAAAATGGATGCGACAGGCCTGACGGCCGAGCAGATCTATAGAAACGAGGCCGAGTCGAAACGGGCCGAACGATTGGCAGAACCCATGCGACCCACCGCGAGTGCCGCCAGAGCCGAACAGCCACTCCCTCCGGCAAGAAGCACGCGGCCTTCAATATTCCGATCCTGTTTTGCTGGGCGTTGA